The genomic window TCTGGTGGCGCAGTAGTCCATCCCACGTAGACAGTAGTGGCGGCCAGAGCAAGCGCTTTCATAACCCTGGAAGGGCAAGCGACCGGGCAGCGGGTCCCCGCACCCGCATCGGGAAGTGATTTGCGGCAGTGGCTGGTTCCGTGACAGCGAGTTCAACATGTTCACCACCACCTCGCGCTCTGCACCCGCGGCCCCAAGCCCAGATACAGGGTTACAAAAAAGGGGAAGAGACAAGGTCAGAGATAGGAAGAGATGGAGACAAAAACAGGGAAAGATAGAGACAGAGTTAGACCCTCTACAGAATCTCTGGcttccaccccatcccccaggtCTCATACCATCGCCCTTCTGGTCTACCCCGCTACCGCCACACCTCCTTTACCGTAGGCATTGAGTCGTTCCGGCTTAGGAGGGCATCGCAAAGGCATTCCTCGACAAGCTGTCTCCATTCCGGCCTCCTGGAAGTGGCACACATGCTACCTCAAACTCTGACCCAGAAGAGTCCCTCCTTTTGGGGGTCCTCCCTGAACACCCAGACCAGTCCCAGGCCATGTCTTCTCCCGCCTTCCAGAAGCTCCTCTACTCTCCCGGACTCTTGAGTGTTTAGAGTTGTCACCAGGCAACGCAGTTGCTCTACCtccaggtgggaggaggagggaggaggatagGAAGGGAAGGAAGTGGAGCTATAGGTGGACAGGGTCTGGACCTAGGTCTCTGGCATCTCTGCCTCAGCATTTGCCTTTGATTTTTATCTCTCTGTCTAGTTGACTCTGTGTAGTTGTGTCTTAGAGTGTCTTTAATTGGCGAGAGGTAGTGTCAATATTATAATATTGCCTGCCCACCAGAATCACCTGAAAGACTTGTGAAAAATTCTGATTCTTGAGGAAATTCTGATTCAAAAGGGTTCAGTCAACCCAAGGTCAACCATCAGCTACAGTTAAGAACCTCTCCTCTCTCCTACCATTCTCTCAAatttcctcttccctctggccTGGGCCTGTAGCTAGTCTCCTCCCTGTCTCCTTGGATGACTCTCCTATACCTAACTGCACTGCCACTGGGTGACCTTGTTCTCCCTCCCCTTGTCCTTGCTCACATCATAAAGGAGGGAGAGTGGAGCAGGTAAGCTCAACCTATCACTGAATCCTTAGCCAGACCATGTAGGAAGGGGCCAGGTGGCAAGCTTCAGGAAGGTAGCAAGTCAGGGAACGCATGCTAATCGCGTCCCCACAGAGGCCAGCCAGATATTGGGATCTCGGGAACCCAAGAGCTGTTCATACAGCTCCATTCCTGAGTTCCCTTGTCCCCTAAAAAAGACAAACCCTAGTTTCACACTAGAGAAAGAGCACTGGAGCATTGTTGATGGGAAAGGGATGAAGAACTTATGGTGAAATATCAGTCACTGTGGTTTAGAAATAGAGAGAGATGTGTATCCCAGACCCCAGGCATCTGTGCTGGTCACAGTAGATACCTTAGGTAGCCGAGGAAGGCATGTGGTATATTTGTTCCAGCCGGTACAGTTGTAAGGTCCCATCCTCCATAAGTTATACCGGTCACCACACAGGTGGTATGGGTTGCATTTGTCTACTTGATCATAGGGGTGGAGACATAAGACATTGTTACTCCTTATTCTACCCCAGAATCTGGGTCCCCCTACATGTTCCTCCTCTGATCCCCAGGACAAAGCTAGAGTCTAATATCCTTGAGCCAGTCAAGCCCAGCCTGGCTCCAGATTTAGATACTGAGATGCCGCCCATTTCTCACATAAAGCAAATTTCTGAGTGGGATCTGGATCCTTTGAGCTGATCACTTTGCATACTGACACCACTCTCTCTGAATCAGGCAACCTGAAAATGGATCCTTctcctatttcttccttctcatctttcaCATCTAAGGTTCCAAAGTTTACTAATTTTGCCTCCTTAAAATCATTAGAATCTATCTGTTCTTCCAGCCCCCCATTATCTCACCCAGGTATCTCTGCAATGCCATAAGGAGGAAATAATATCACATTGTGGTTAATAGAATGGACTTCACAGACATTGTTCAAACCTCAGCTCTTGCAAATATTAGCTCTGTATGACCTTGACTGAATTAATTAATGGAGTAACTGGTGGAACAGGATCACTAAGAATATGGGAAAAGATGGCCCTGGAATACATCTGAAAGGATTTGTTCAGAAGAGGTTAATACTCCCTCTATCTCTGTAGGAATAGGCCTCAGACCTCTTCCAGTTCTTTGGCACAGATAGGAAACTCCCAAAAGGCAGGGCCTGGATCTCCTCCTCTAGGGTCAGGGTTAGGATCAGATCAGGTGTTTGGGAATCAAGCTGGAGTGGCGATGATTGGAGAAGCCCAGATTATGGGTGGGGATAAATTTGATATGGAATCAGGGTAGAGGTTAAGGGTCAGGTTTAAGGGTCATAGCTGAAGTCTCTGAGTGGAGTCCGCATTGGGTAGGTAAGGAGTGAGGCCCTACCTTCCTCTTGACAGAGCCAATATTTCTCAGGAAAATAGGGGTGGCCTGGTATGAAACCCTTATAGCTGTAGTCCTGCACGGCACATTTGACCATTTTCTGCAGAGCTTCAGGATCCACGTGGCGCTGCATGGTCTGAGTCAGGCCctgggcaaggggagaggggggaaaatgaCTAGGTGCATTGAGGTCCCAGCCTCCATGTTCACTCGACCCAGATCCAGCCCCTATAGAGAAAGTCAGCCTAGTTGGGTCTCTCCCCTATGCCAGAGAGATCCCCATGCCAGTCTTGGCCCCCTCTGAATAGTTCTTTGTTT from Canis lupus familiaris isolate Mischka breed German Shepherd chromosome 11, alternate assembly UU_Cfam_GSD_1.0, whole genome shotgun sequence includes these protein-coding regions:
- the C11H9orf24 gene encoding spermatid-specific manchette-related protein 1 isoform X2 — its product is MFLFSHKTKTPISTYSDSYRAPTSIKEVYKDPPLWAWEANKFVTRGLTQTMQRHVDPEALQKMVKCAVQDYSYKGFIPGHPYFPEKYWLCQEEDKCNPYHLCGDRYNLWRMGPYNCTGWNKYTTCLPRLPKEAGMETACRGMPLRCPPKPERLNAYEREVVVNMLNSLSRNQPLPQITSRCGCGDPLPGRLPFQGYESACSGRHYCLRGMDYCATRAPCTERRLRSLCTQQPTVSSVSPCEHRPGMQCAVITPPPSYYPCPNLRWDTSHFKKTGGPQRNNYVVHPEFVSENYPDCHCW
- the C11H9orf24 gene encoding spermatid-specific manchette-related protein 1 isoform X3, whose amino-acid sequence is MFLFSHKTKTPISTYSDSYRAPTSIKEVYKDPPLWAWEANKFVTRGLTQTMQRHVDPEALQKMVKCAVQDYSYKGFIPGHPYFPEKYWLCQEEVDKCNPYHLCGDRYNLWRMGPYNCTGWNKYTTCLPRLPKEAGMETACRGMPLRCPPKPERLNAYEREVVVNMLNSLSRNQPLPQITSRCGCGDPLPGRLPFQGYESACSGRHYCLRGMDYCATRAPCTERRLRSLCTQQPTVSVSPCEHRPGMQCAVITPPPSYYPCPNLRWDTSHFKKTGGPQRNNYVVHPEFVSENYPDCHCW
- the C11H9orf24 gene encoding spermatid-specific manchette-related protein 1 isoform X1 yields the protein MFLFSHKTKTPISTYSDSYRAPTSIKEVYKDPPLWAWEANKFVTRGLTQTMQRHVDPEALQKMVKCAVQDYSYKGFIPGHPYFPEKYWLCQEEVDKCNPYHLCGDRYNLWRMGPYNCTGWNKYTTCLPRLPKEAGMETACRGMPLRCPPKPERLNAYEREVVVNMLNSLSRNQPLPQITSRCGCGDPLPGRLPFQGYESACSGRHYCLRGMDYCATRAPCTERRLRSLCTQQPTVSSVSPCEHRPGMQCAVITPPPSYYPCPNLRWDTSHFKKTGGPQRNNYVVHPEFVSENYPDCHCW
- the C11H9orf24 gene encoding spermatid-specific manchette-related protein 1 isoform X6, with translation MEAGMETACRGMPLRCPPKPERLNAYEREVVVNMLNSLSRNQPLPQITSRCGCGDPLPGRLPFQGYESACSGRHYCLRGMDYCATRAPCTERRLRSLCTQQPTVSSVSPCEHRPGMQCAVITPPPSYYPCPNLRWDTSHFKKTGGPQRNNYVVHPEFVSENYPDCHCW
- the C11H9orf24 gene encoding spermatid-specific manchette-related protein 1 isoform X7, producing the protein METACRGMPLRCPPKPERLNAYEREVVVNMLNSLSRNQPLPQITSRCGCGDPLPGRLPFQGYESACSGRHYCLRGMDYCATRAPCTERRLRSLCTQQPTVSSVSPCEHRPGMQCAVITPPPSYYPCPNLRWDTSHFKKTGGPQRNNYVVHPEFVSENYPDCHCW
- the C11H9orf24 gene encoding spermatid-specific manchette-related protein 1 isoform X5, with amino-acid sequence MFLFSHKTKTPISTYSDSYRAPTSIKEVYKDPPLWAWEANKFVTRGLTQTMQRHVDPEALQKMVKCAVQDYSYKGFIPGHPYFPEKYWLCQEEVDKCNPYHLCGDRYNLWRMGPYNCTGWNKYTTCLPRLPKEAGMETACRGMPLRCPPKPERLNAYEREVVVNMLNSLSRNQPLPQITSRCGCGDPLPGRLPFQGYESACSGRHYCLRGMDYCATRAPCTERRLRSLCTQQPTCIALRAPARNAMCCYNSPAIILPLSEP
- the C11H9orf24 gene encoding spermatid-specific manchette-related protein 1 isoform X4 — encoded protein: MFLFSHKTKTPISTYSDSYRAPTSIKEVYKDPPLWAWEANKFVTRGLTQTMQRHVDPEALQKMVKCAVQDYSYKGFIPGHPYFPEKYWLCQEEVDKCNPYHLCGDRYNLWRMGPYNCTGWNKYTTCLPRLPKEAGMETACRGMPLRCPPKPERLNAYEREVVVNMLNSLSRNQPLPQITSRCGCGDPLPGRLPFQGYESACSGRHYCLRGMDYCATRAPCTERRLRSLCTQQPTQCIALRAPARNAMCCYNSPAIILPLSEP
- the C11H9orf24 gene encoding spermatid-specific manchette-related protein 1 isoform X9, with translation METACRGMPLRCPPKPERLNAYEREVVVNMLNSLSRNQPLPQITSRCGCGDPLPGRLPFQGYESACSGRHYCLRGMDYCATRAPCTERRLRSLCTQQPTQCIALRAPARNAMCCYNSPAIILPLSEP